AAGTTATAAAGTTCTCCACTTAACAAGTAAGTaacaagtaagttaaaaagtaaatgtaaacaaaaaaattgttgttagtTGCAGCTCTTTTTCtctatgaaaaacattttgttgtttgttctaattctttttatttttaaatttctttacaatagTTGAGATACGTTCAACATCGAGCAAAGTTCTCATTTAAAAATACCACTCAAGAACTTgagattttaaaatgatttttaagaaTTCCATAATACGCtacaattaaattatattaaattatataacatataaattcTTGAATAACatgttacattttaaataaattttaaaaggttgCTTGTAGTCCTCAGTAAGATTCTTTagtgttttacttttaaactatCTAATTGTTTATCTTGCAGACCAGATATTTTACAGATTAAATATCTTGATCATTTAAACTAATACCCGACAGCAGTTTCTTGAAAAGTACCTTGACTACATTGAGATGTCTCTAATTCCTACCAAAAGTGAGATTGCAAGtaacattaatttaacaaagataacaaaaaaagtttgcaaaagcACGGAGAGTTCCTATAAATCACTAGTACACGGGTGTATGTTCACGAGTAAATCACTAGGGTGTATGTTCCCGAGTGAATCACTAGGGTGTATGTTCACGATTTAGCTTTTTTGTATCAGAACAACTTTaatcattactttttattttctcttcgcaaatttatatttttaaaattattttagttaatttatattatttgtgcTTAGTAAATACTGATAATGAAGATTACTCAACtaattaaagaatatatatagataaaaacatttattaaataatttattcaatgacGGTTGCACCTGTTGCCTCGAACCGGCCCtgcttttcaaaactttttcgaTGATgccataaataattttataatcaagCTTCTtacaattaaattaagataacgtaaatgtttattttaattaataaaaaatgaaaataataagtaaaaaaaaaaatgttgtagttttataaatgtcattataataatttctaaatgcTTGTTTTAGCTATATACTCTGAAACACACAAAAAAGAATGATTCAAACAATTGTTACCGTCCAACAAACAACGCTTGTTTTTCAACAATTAATATTCGCCGTACTTGTTCCggcttttttgtattttgttttttcttatttgcaaCATTTATGGATTTGTAGTAAATACCCAAAAGGTCTGTTTCCATTACCTTTGTTAGGAAACATTCATCAATTAGGTAAAAACTCTTCCCAAACGTTTtcatctttaacaaaaatttatggaGATATATTTAGTGTAAGTATTGGTACTCAGCGACTCGTTATACTTAATAGTATGGAAAGCATACATGAAGCTTTGTTAACCAAAGGTTCAATTTTTGGTGGTAGACCAACTGAGTTTACgtcaaatgtttttacaaaaggATATAAAAACTTATCGCACACTGATTATGGACCAAATTTAAAAGCGTTGCGAAAAGTTATTCATCTTTCCGTTCAAAAATATGCTGGCGGACTAACGAGACAAGAACAGATGATAACTTTTGAAAGAGACGaactttgtaaaaaactttttaatactgAAAAGGAAATAGCTTTGCGTTGTGAAATtggtaagtatttttttttttagtttattatattttttttacgttttgtttcatttttttgaactttgtaattaaaatattttctaaatactGAATTAGTtcttattaacatttatttatgtttattaattttcagaCTTCTGTACTGTTAATGTAATGTCGGGGTACTTATTTAATGAACGCTTCCTGAACCAAAACTCCGAGTTTAAAGATGTTGTGAAAAGTATTCAACTTTTGCTTGATAACTCTGGGATTATAGATAAAACGACATTCGTACATTGGCTTCGTTACTTGCCGTTGCGGGAATGGAATGAAATAAAACAAGCGAGATTCGTTTTAAACCCGTGGGTTGAAAAAAAGGTTGAAGATCATTGGAGAAGGTATAATGAAAATGAAATCACTAATGTAACTGATAGCAtgattcaacattttttaacaaagtacGACGATTTAGACAGTGATTTTGCAAAGAAATACATTACCTTATTATTGATTGAATTACTTGTTGCCGGTACCGAAACAACGGCTATTACTATTTGCTGGATGGTTTTATATCTAATACACAACCCTGAGTATCAAgaagaaatttataaagaaattacaTCAAGTATTAGTTGTAGATATCCAACACTAGCCGAAAAGAATCTTTTTCCTTTATTACAAGCGTTTATTCAAGAAACTTTGCGAATGACATCTGTTGTGCCACTAAACTTGGCTCATAAAGCATTAAAAGATACCACTATTTGTGGAAAAATTATTCCTAAAGACGCTATAGTAATCACAAATTTATGGGGTCTTCATCACGATAACAGATACTTTGAAAATCCTGATAAATTTGATCCTAAACGCTGGATAAACGAAAATGGTCATTTTGACTCagtttctcaaaaatattttaaacctttttcGGCTGGAGCGAGAGTATGTCTTGGTGAGACATTGGCCAAAAATCAGCTTTTTCTAATAATCTCCGGTCTGAtcatgaattttattttcacatctgCACCAGGAAAAGACTTACCTAGTCTCGAAGGACAATTTGGAATCACATACCGTCCAAATAGTTTTAaggtcttattaaaaaaaagacctgagatacaaaaaatgtaaatctcAATTGACTAGAGTGTATTGAatgtatttacatatttatatagagtgtatttacatatttattcaactatttaccaaatttataacattatttaactaattattattaataatagtatgatttaattttgttttgtttttattttgtcaattcTTTTAGTTTACTGATCTAACATACAGTTAACAATATTCATTAGAAGTACCAGAAGttagaattaaaaagaatttgtcAATGAcgtattaaaattgatttatgtATGCTGTTGATTAAGTACAAACTTAGTTACGAGTATTTACGAGAAtctgcataagtgcaaagcattGCAAAAATCTTATTTAGTGCAAATTTGCATAGGTTCGATAATGGATTTTGTTTCACTGGTGTGAATCTTTACTTTTAGCGTTAAGACATTTACCAGAGAAATCTGCGCGTGTTCTAACGTTGTGTTTACAAAAACCGAGCATTATTTtgaatagttaattttttaaatgtcagtGTATtagtgttatttaaaatttaaacaactttgcTATCAAAACAATTAGTTTTAGTTGACATATCATCAAATCAAGATAAGAAACGAAAATAGTTTGCATTTTCTCGTTAAAAATTCTGGTGTactaaataaaacaacttcTAAAGAGTTGCAGATTGTTTTGAAAACAGTGAAGAGCGTTGTGAATGAGTCAAAAGGAAATCAGGAGGTGGAAGCATAAACGTTTTTGTTCGACGAGATcttgttaaaaaactaaaagatgcCTTAGACAAAAATGTGGAGATTTTTGTTCGAACTtcagcaaataaatttaaaactaagtgCTTCCACTATACAACGAGTGAAAAGAAATTGCTGAAAAAAGTTCCTTGTTgtgaaaaaaagcaagaaaatgtTGCGATTCATTGTTTAAAGCTGCTCTATAAAAAGtcgataaaaaattttgtttgattattGATAATGAAACATATTGTGCTGCATAAATCCAAACTTATTATGCTGCATATTTCCAAATAAGTTTGGAAATATGCATATTTCCAAACTTATTGTGCTGCATATTTCCAAACTTATTGTGCTGCATATTTCCAAACTTATTGCGCTGCATATTTCCGAACTTATTGTGCTGCATATTTCCAAACTTATTGCGCTGCATATTTCCGAACTTATTGTGCTGCATATTTCCAAACTTATTGTGCTGCATATTTCCAATCTCTCCCAGGACACCAATATTATTCAGCATTTAATTACAAGAAACTGAATGCcaaatataaatgcattgaaATGCAAGTATTTGCAAAAAATTCTTAGTTTGGCCAGCAATTTGTAAATGTGGTTAAAGAAGCTCAGTTCAATCACCTTTATTATTCatcttgatatttttacatCGTGGTTTAATCTTACGTTGtgaacttatttttgtttataactttttgtgacTCATTTAaattcgcgtcacggtaaggaaagaggagtgaacttcctagttaaatgcacttccgcagtgctctgtgacaagaccgttaggtcttcttggggcacttaaataacaaaaaaaacctaaatattaaaaaaaataaaaaataaaataaaattcaatggTAAAGTACAATGTATCTGTGTTCTCAGCCCTATGCTCCATGAGTTTGTGTGCATTTGAGAAATACCAGGAACACTTACTTATTCCATATCGAAATTGCACTTTGATTGCAGagcaatttaaatttcataccGTCcagtttaaacataaaatatctttagaCTGTCTTCAATACCATCATAATCACAACTTCAACTTATGTTGTATTAGTATCTCAGCATCTGcttgcaaaatttatattgttagtATTTTCAAATCCAGATTTTGGGATATCAAGAAGAAGGTTAAGTTCTTTCCTGTATCTggcaaagtttgtttttttttggttctgcACAGTGGTCTTGTTTTCCGGTTGCCaagctaaataaaatttttttttttgttgtcaaaatGTAAAACTTAATCAAAGGCTTTTATCCAGCAGTGTATAATAGACATACCGGTTTGCAAGGTTTTCATAACATTTCCTTTGTAAAACATTCACAAACTCGATCATTTGAGATGATTTAACACTAAGCTGTAGGATTGAGTAGGAGCAGTATTTAGTAAATGCATTAATAACCTTTTCTTTAAGTAtgttaaagttttctttttacatGATCTTTTATGAATGTTCTTCAAATAACTACAGAGTTAAAACTTCAAACCTTCACTTCTATTCAGCTCAGTTTTTCTCAGATAAGAAAGACCAAAAAAGTTAGATACTGGAAGGGTTTTTCTTAACCATACAATGTTTAATTATACCAGTGGAATCAAGGTATAATAGGTATACTAGTGGAATCAAGGTGTTTGTGTACATCTGGTACATAGTTTTCTCATTCTTCAAAGCCTCCTGCAAGTATTTATCTACATACTTTTGCTTGCATAAATTCTgtctaaatttatttcttaatttaatttttgttttaggtgtCTCAAAAAGACGGTCTTGTCTCAGAGTACCGTGGTCAAACGGTCAAACGATCTTGTCTCAGAttaccgcggaagagcatttacaAGGAAGTACACGCTTCTTTTCTAACTGATGGCACAAAATATGCCAATTGGTTGCATTGAACCCTGAGTCTCTTACTTCTAAAGCAAGTACTCTAACCATGGCGCCACGGTTGCTCAGTTGCTCCATCAATCCCAGCTTTATAGGATAGAATTACTTATTCATCATCACTAAACTTCCTGCTGTCAAGATAATAAAGATGTCAAGTTAAGAGTGCTTTAAACATTATGTGTAGAGTTGAATAAAATCTTCTTATTGAATTATTGTACTGTTTCTGATTAGTCGGTATTGGTTATCTGACAGGTCACGTTGTATTGAGTTATGTTAATACTCTCAGTATTAAAGGCTAAAAATATTAACGGAACTCATCTCAAAGATAATCAATTATCTTTAATCTTAGTTTTCTTTACAGTCTTATTTCTTTTAGTAGCTTTTAGTTGAGGTTAAAAAACTAATTGCTTCTTTGGGGTGCAAAGCTAGTTTAATATCTTTcctaaattctttttaaatttagctttTAAAGGTTTCTTGAATCAAGAACTTGATACttcttgttttctttgttttgataaacataaatttaataaacaagaaATAGTAATAGTAAGAATTTGATACTTCTTTTTTAATCAATTCTGAAAAAATTCTATGGTGtcttaagcattttttaaaacttgctgACAAAGATCTTTAAAGTATCCTGTAAAATAGTTGTATCAGCATTTTCCTCCtccaagtttaaaaatatatttaacaaaatgtaaGCAAAGGTTTTTAGTACAAATTCCAATGTTCTGGATTTTGGTTACTAAATCTCTTCTTTTcgtatttaaaaatcaacagaAAACAATACCGCATAATTATGCGTATACTCGTATGTTTCGTAAATGTGTATGGAATCTATAGTAGGACTTATATTAGTACGCTATGTCTATGCATTTGTGCGTCAACAATACTGTTAATAACCTACATTTTGTTGAACTGTTTTCACAGGAGTTTACAACAGGAGTTGCACTCGGAACATAAAGTTTATTGAGAACAAACGATcatgtttctttttatttactttatactttTAGTTCAAGATTTCTATTTAATAGGATATAAATAGAGTGTAAATACAAATATGaatcaatatttttgattaagctcttaattcaaaagaaataatttaaccACCGAACAAAAGCAATATCTAGATGTCTTCAATTAGACCgtatttcattttcattaaaattagatgcaaatttgatcaaaattaccttaacccagtgggcacaggacgtaaaaaagacgtcttttaaacgtcttttgaacgttttagacgtctttagaacgttcaaaagacgtcttatttaggtcctgtgcccactgggtaagaaccatgacaaatttttaaacacagCTCAAGAAGGTGCCAGTAAAATTttgcatattaattttttatactattagtgaagttttgatacaaaaaatattgttacctAGTGAAAACCTTTTTGCtggatactttttttaatttaaatttttaatttttgaaaaagttagttTCTTactttaaatctatttattttaatgtatttaaaacacaatataaattaatattttttattttagggttttgattaatctaaaaattaatgttCAAAGCACGTTAAATTGTCTGCAAAACTTGCTTCTTCTTTAACAACAGCTGTGGTTAAGTGGTTAAAGTGCTTGTTTCAAAATCGAGAGATTAGAGTTTCAAtgacattggtaaggaaggtaGCGTAATCTTCCTAGTTAAATTCTCTTACACGGATCTCTGTAATAAAATCCTATAAGCTGTTTGAACCATTGGTACAAATCTTCATTGCAATTTTCaagcaaaatgttttaaattttgataagtcGATATCATAACGACATGACGTGACGTGACATCACGTGAGTAGaacaacataaaacattttcataaaacatctcttatcattatattttctgaaatatCGTGTTGTGAGCAgtaaaacattgtaaaatattGTATAGCGAGCAGAGAAATATCGTAAAATATCGTGTAGTGAGCAAAGAAATAtcgtgtaattaaaaaaatggattaccATTTCATAATAAGCATTTCATATGAGATACTGAGATACTGAGTGCACATTATAAAAACGCTATCCATACATGCCTAATAAAAACAACGTTCCTGATATtgtcttttaaactttaattttgaactagtaaagataaatttttggttttaaatagaGATACACTTCAAACCCTACAGCCCAAACTTAACAGCATTGATAAAACTTTGTTGCAGtgaaaacttgaatttttttattgttaaatttaccATATTTTGTACCAcgacttttttaattgttgatttttatttttgtttgaaaaatatgaaataaactatatataaattatgttataattcctttaatttaatataatttgaaaatgacatcattaaaaataatagttttgaagCAATTCAAGTATTTCTAGAGCTCTAAAGTAATACaagagtaataaaaaaacttttaaaactctgatggaaaagtttttataatgtaaaagaTTTCAGAAGTACttaaaagtacttttttgagATTTAATAAAAAGCCGTATTTAAAAAGTGAGCTATTACTTCACTTAATATTAGTGTATTTCATTCAATCCCACAATTCTCCTTGTCCATTTTTtactcataactttttttcctaaagcacaaatttaattttgaaaaaagatttttgatcagcgtaaaaaattataccagaaaactttttaagttcaatgatatcaaatttaactttctgcaatttttttctaaaagtaatttaaaacaacaattttttttttaattttattactttacaGCTGCTACTGCCACTAATTTGCAACTgcttttatagttaaatataagtaaaaaatgatagaatgataaatatttaatgaatgataaaaatgatagaTATTTAGTGGCTCCCAAccaattagaaaaaatttagttttcatatTTTACCAACACAAATTCTTCAAGAATTACTTGCACAATTGCGCTTCTTTAAATACACCTACGCTATGTAATTTGCATAAATTTGTCACACGATgatattgtttacatttttaccaCTGTATTCTAATCAGTTACAAAAAGTCAAATTGAACACCAATCTCTCTCAAACAgatatctctttttattttggtttttcttCGTTTCATtcagaatataattttttaaaaattctgatgATATGCCCGAATCAATCAAATCTTCTGGTAGTTTTCTAAAATGAGATAACTgcttggtttttaaattttttactgcgTTAGTTATAtctaatacattatataatataatatttataataatatatcattaatataatataataataaaagtatttcacTATAAATTACTATATAAACATAACAACTTCATACATACAAACTCATATTATatgtacatattttatatatacaatcactataaatcatttaaaaaataaacttaaggtgctttaaaaaaattactctaaactaataatgttatatacatacaagtgtatgtatataatataaattaaatcttagtTTTATGTATGCCATTTGTGTAGGTCATTTTCAATAAACTATGGATTAATCCAAAAAATACTTAACTGATTCTAAACTTTTGCAAGAGACATTAGTTGGGTAAAACTGTCACCGCCATCATAATCTGGCAAagctattgattttttttccatttctttcTTGAGTAGCACAATAGTAGCAAAAGACActgtatatacttatataatataatatactgtATATAATCTTATACGTCCATGttaaaatcaaatgttaaataaaatgtttcttatACAGTAAATTgacttcaaataattttattttttgtacccAAAACTTATTTGCATGGACTTAAAAACGAGCGCAATTTTTCGTTTTGTGAATTGTAGTTATTAGCTAAG
This genomic interval from Hydra vulgaris chromosome 01, alternate assembly HydraT2T_AEP contains the following:
- the LOC100208457 gene encoding steroid 17-alpha-hydroxylase/17,20 lyase, which produces MIQTIVTVQQTTLVFQQLIFAVLVPAFLYFVFSYLQHLWICSKYPKGLFPLPLLGNIHQLGKNSSQTFSSLTKIYGDIFSVSIGTQRLVILNSMESIHEALLTKGSIFGGRPTEFTSNVFTKGYKNLSHTDYGPNLKALRKVIHLSVQKYAGGLTRQEQMITFERDELCKKLFNTEKEIALRCEIDFCTVNVMSGYLFNERFLNQNSEFKDVVKSIQLLLDNSGIIDKTTFVHWLRYLPLREWNEIKQARFVLNPWVEKKVEDHWRRYNENEITNVTDSMIQHFLTKYDDLDSDFAKKYITLLLIELLVAGTETTAITICWMVLYLIHNPEYQEEIYKEITSSISCRYPTLAEKNLFPLLQAFIQETLRMTSVVPLNLAHKALKDTTICGKIIPKDAIVITNLWGLHHDNRYFENPDKFDPKRWINENGHFDSVSQKYFKPFSAGARVCLGETLAKNQLFLIISGLIMNFIFTSAPGKDLPSLEGQFGITYRPNSFKVLLKKRPEIQKM